In one Pasteuria penetrans genomic region, the following are encoded:
- a CDS encoding BMP family lipoprotein: MNRKGIRTTYSGIISLSLALFGLGGCNSNDRQTSGEDRFNIGLVLNEGGNKDGSYGQAADEALARLEKEGNPLTYQIIENKGETAQKSDMKRLLEKKKELMIGVSFRLAEPMMELAPEYPNTRFIVIDSDKNQKFPPNMASCLFNDHQGAFLAGLLAGYVTKTGKVGLIAGMPCTLVSRFIAGFKAGVKVISQAKEKPIEVEVVYANSFLDANLGLSLTPPLIAKGVDVFYHAAGKVAKGMFRAIRETKDREIWGIGTDKDQKSEAPNHIIGSVRKHFYLVFKDMINKMRKGDTSSFGRINPYGISEGAIDIKRDYADKLDAKKTQQSDMILEAGEKAVAKGMVVPATEEEEKSWQPPNYFLEHIKKSISSP, encoded by the coding sequence ATGAATAGAAAAGGAATACGGACTACCTATTCAGGTATCATCAGCCTTTCCCTCGCACTATTTGGATTAGGAGGATGCAACAGTAATGATAGGCAGACAAGTGGTGAGGACCGTTTCAACATAGGTTTAGTTCTCAATGAGGGAGGGAATAAGGATGGATCCTATGGCCAAGCCGCCGATGAAGCTTTGGCAAGGTTAGAGAAAGAGGGAAATCCATTAACCTACCAAATCATCGAAAACAAGGGAGAAACGGCCCAGAAGTCTGACATGAAGAGACTTCTGGAAAAGAAAAAAGAACTCATGATAGGAGTAAGTTTTCGGCTTGCGGAACCTATGATGGAATTAGCACCAGAATATCCCAACACCCGTTTCATAGTAATAGATAGTGATAAAAATCAAAAGTTTCCCCCCAATATGGCTTCCTGCCTATTCAACGATCACCAGGGAGCTTTTTTGGCAGGACTCCTGGCAGGCTACGTCACAAAAACGGGAAAAGTCGGACTCATTGCCGGAATGCCGTGCACCCTAGTCAGTCGTTTCATAGCAGGATTCAAAGCAGGAGTGAAGGTCATTTCACAAGCCAAGGAAAAACCCATAGAGGTCGAGGTCGTTTATGCAAATAGTTTCCTCGATGCAAATCTGGGCCTATCGCTCACACCTCCCCTCATCGCCAAGGGAGTCGATGTGTTTTATCATGCTGCAGGTAAGGTGGCCAAGGGAATGTTTCGTGCAATCAGGGAAACAAAAGACAGGGAAATATGGGGTATCGGTACCGATAAGGACCAAAAATCGGAAGCCCCTAATCACATCATAGGATCTGTACGTAAACACTTCTATTTGGTCTTCAAAGATATGATAAACAAGATGAGGAAGGGGGATACCTCCTCATTTGGAAGAATCAACCCCTATGGAATTTCCGAAGGGGCTATTGACATCAAGAGAGACTACGCCGATAAATTGGATGCTAAAAAAACGCAACAATCAGACATGATCCTGGAAGCTGGCGAAAAAGCCGTCGCCAAGGGGATGGTAGTCCCCGCCACAGAGGAAGAGGAAAAATCATGGCAACCCCCAAATTATTTTCTTGAACACATAAAAAAGAGTATCAGCTCCCCCTAG
- a CDS encoding M42 family metallopeptidase: MTGSFSVEKKLRDLVNADGVSGFEDPVRRCMRDHLSPMVEEILYDRLGGMVGRKQGDPEGPRVLIAGHMDEVGFLVTGVTKGGFLRFQTIGSWWSQNVLGHRVRIHSRDGGVHRGVIGCRSPHLLKVGEREKTVQVSDLFIDIGAGDSEEVAQWGIRPGDSIAPDSCFYTLADGMIWAGKALDNRAGCLLAIEVVERLKEQSHPNILFAGATVQEEVGLRGAETLARLVEPDVAFALDVDIATDTPSGCSSGLRMGAGPVLAMYDDGLISHRFLCDFVLDVAREIGIPVQKEAGGKGGTDGGKFHRFGIGCPTVTLGFATRYIHSHNSLLHKDDFMQSIQLLTAVLRRLDRPLLKDLLR; this comes from the coding sequence GTGACAGGGTCTTTTTCCGTGGAGAAAAAACTCCGCGATCTAGTGAATGCGGACGGTGTTTCGGGCTTTGAGGATCCGGTGCGTCGGTGTATGAGGGATCACCTCTCCCCCATGGTGGAGGAAATTCTCTACGACCGTTTAGGAGGAATGGTAGGTAGGAAACAAGGGGATCCTGAGGGTCCGAGGGTATTGATAGCGGGTCACATGGATGAGGTAGGTTTTCTCGTTACGGGTGTTACGAAGGGTGGGTTTCTGCGGTTCCAGACTATAGGTAGCTGGTGGTCACAAAATGTTTTGGGGCATAGGGTACGGATTCATTCTCGGGATGGAGGTGTACATCGTGGTGTGATTGGTTGTAGGTCTCCTCATCTCTTGAAGGTGGGGGAAAGGGAAAAAACTGTGCAAGTGAGTGATTTGTTCATCGACATTGGTGCGGGGGATTCAGAGGAGGTTGCGCAGTGGGGTATCCGACCTGGTGATTCCATTGCTCCTGATTCATGTTTTTATACGCTGGCTGACGGGATGATCTGGGCTGGAAAGGCTCTAGACAATCGTGCGGGTTGTTTGTTAGCCATTGAAGTGGTAGAGAGATTGAAAGAACAATCCCATCCTAATATCCTCTTTGCTGGTGCCACGGTCCAGGAGGAGGTGGGGTTGCGGGGTGCGGAGACGTTAGCCCGTCTTGTGGAACCGGACGTGGCTTTTGCTTTGGATGTAGATATTGCTACCGATACACCTTCGGGGTGTTCCTCAGGGCTACGTATGGGTGCGGGTCCCGTGCTGGCTATGTATGATGATGGTCTTATTTCTCACCGTTTTTTGTGTGATTTTGTTTTGGATGTAGCAAGGGAGATAGGGATTCCCGTTCAGAAGGAAGCGGGGGGAAAGGGGGGGACCGATGGGGGTAAGTTTCATCGATTTGGGATCGGTTGTCCTACTGTAACATTGGGTTTTGCGACTAGATATATCCATAGTCACAATTCCCTTTTGCATAAGGATGATTTTATGCAATCCATTCAATTGCTGACAGCTGTTCTGAGGCGTTTGGATCGGCCCCTTCTCAAGGATCTTTTGAGGTAG